The Prochlorococcus sp. MIT 1300 genome has a window encoding:
- a CDS encoding ABC-F family ATP-binding cassette domain-containing protein, producing the protein MLRLERISKIYPTSEVLREVTWEVKASDRIGLVGANGAGKTTQLRLIAGLEEATSGSIVRNGCPRIAYLQQEFDVDPSKTVRDELFRAFSEAAHLLDEQHKIEQDMASEQAQTDTDYLDQLIRDLGTIQSRFEAINGYELEAQVEKVLPTLGFTSKEADQVVGDYSGGWQMRIALGKIVLQKPDLLLLDEPTNHLDLEAIQWLEDYLLEQNSAMVIISHDRAFLDRICTQIVSTERGISRTYLGNYTAFIEQRDIEAEATQAAFQRQQKDLATQQAYVDRFRASATRSTQAKSREKMLEKVERIQAPEGELSGPSFKFLPAPRSGSEVVMIDDLTHSYDDKILFLGANLEVEVGNRIAFIGPNGSGKSTLLRLVMGLEQPDEGKATLGRHNVIPAYFEQNQAEALNLDRTVIDTMFEEVPDWTQTKVRSLLGNLCFSKDDVFKEVGNLSGGEKARLALALMLVKPCNLLLLDEPTNHLDIPAKQMLEDALREYEGAALIVSHDRYFISRVANRIVELRDGELILYRGDYSYYKEKKLEERLAAEKELALAAKEAKRLARRDSQRKRKAHKRAKGV; encoded by the coding sequence GTGCTGCGACTTGAGCGTATTAGCAAGATTTATCCCACCAGTGAAGTTCTGCGTGAGGTGACTTGGGAGGTGAAGGCGTCTGATCGAATTGGCTTGGTGGGTGCAAATGGTGCAGGAAAGACGACACAATTGAGGCTTATTGCAGGTTTAGAGGAAGCTACTAGTGGATCAATTGTTAGGAATGGGTGTCCTCGGATTGCATATTTACAGCAAGAGTTTGATGTAGATCCTTCTAAAACTGTTAGAGATGAATTATTTAGAGCATTTTCTGAGGCTGCTCATTTACTTGATGAACAGCACAAAATTGAGCAGGATATGGCATCTGAACAAGCGCAAACTGATACTGACTATTTAGATCAATTAATTAGAGATCTAGGAACTATTCAAAGTCGCTTTGAGGCGATTAATGGTTATGAGTTAGAAGCTCAGGTAGAAAAGGTTTTGCCAACTCTTGGGTTTACTTCTAAAGAGGCTGATCAGGTCGTTGGTGACTATTCAGGTGGGTGGCAAATGAGGATTGCACTAGGCAAGATAGTTTTACAGAAGCCTGATTTGCTTTTATTAGATGAGCCAACTAATCATTTGGACTTAGAGGCAATTCAATGGTTGGAAGATTACCTTTTAGAGCAAAACTCAGCCATGGTAATCATTAGCCATGATCGAGCATTTCTTGATCGCATATGCACGCAAATAGTGAGCACGGAGAGAGGCATCTCTCGTACTTATTTAGGTAATTATACAGCATTTATTGAGCAGAGAGATATTGAGGCTGAGGCGACTCAGGCTGCATTTCAGAGACAACAGAAGGATCTTGCGACTCAACAGGCATACGTGGATCGTTTTAGGGCCAGTGCGACGAGAAGTACTCAAGCAAAGAGTCGTGAAAAGATGCTTGAAAAAGTTGAGAGGATTCAGGCTCCAGAAGGTGAGCTGTCCGGCCCTTCTTTTAAATTTTTGCCAGCTCCAAGGTCTGGGAGTGAGGTTGTTATGATAGATGATCTAACACATAGTTATGATGATAAGATTTTGTTTTTGGGTGCCAATTTAGAGGTAGAAGTAGGTAACAGAATTGCATTTATAGGTCCTAATGGATCAGGCAAATCAACCCTCTTGCGTTTAGTGATGGGCCTAGAACAGCCAGATGAGGGCAAAGCTACCTTGGGTCGCCATAATGTGATTCCTGCTTATTTCGAACAAAATCAGGCTGAAGCTTTAAACCTTGATAGAACTGTGATTGATACAATGTTTGAGGAGGTACCTGATTGGACGCAAACAAAAGTCAGATCTTTGCTCGGAAATCTTTGCTTTAGTAAAGATGATGTTTTTAAGGAAGTCGGCAATTTAAGTGGAGGAGAGAAGGCACGATTGGCTCTGGCTTTGATGCTTGTAAAACCTTGTAATTTGCTCTTATTAGATGAGCCAACTAATCATTTAGATATACCGGCAAAGCAGATGTTGGAAGATGCTCTTAGAGAATACGAGGGAGCAGCATTAATTGTTTCCCATGACCGTTACTTTATTTCTCGAGTTGCCAACAGAATTGTGGAATTGAGAGACGGTGAATTGATTTTATATAGGGGCGACTATTCTTACTACAAGGAGAAAAAGTTAGAAGAACGATTAGCAGCGGAGAAAGAGTTGGCTCTTGCGGCTAAAGAGGCCAAACGTCTTGCAAGGCGCGACAGCCAGAGGAAAAGAAAGGCTCACAAGAGGGCAAAGGGAGTTTAA